TCGTTTGGTGTTGTAGCGGACGAGCCATCTGAAGACCTGCCGACGACAGGTCAGCTCCTCACTCCAGCAGGCGGCGTCTTGGAGGACTTCACGCTTCATCGTGGCGTTGAACGACTCTGCGAGGGCGTTGTCCGCGCTGGATCCGACGGCGCCCATGGACTGGGTCACGCCGAGCTTGCGGCAGAGCTTGGCGTAGGCCTTCGAGCAGTAGACCGACCCGTGGTCGCTGTGGAACACAACGCCCTTGAGGCTGCCCCGGGTCGCGGCGGCGGCCTTGAGGGCGTCCTCGACGAGTTCGGTGCGCATGTGATCGGCGATGGCCCACCCGGCCAGCCGACGGGAGTAGCAGTCGATCACGGTCGCCAAGTACAGGTTCGTCCCGTCGGCCAGCGGCAGGTAGGTGATGTCGCCGACATAGCGCTCGTTGGGGCGCTCGTTGGGGCGCTCGGCGGTGAAGTCACGCTTGAGCAGGTCGGGGTACTTCTGCCCCGACGGCTCGGGAATCGTGGTGCGGACCCGCCGCTTCTTCACATAGCCGCGGATGCCCTCGAGCCGCATCACCCTCGCGACACGCTTGTGGTTGACCCGCTCACCGGCAGCCGCGCTGTCACCGAGTTGAGCGTTGAGCTCGGCGGTGATCCGCGGCGCGCCCTGAGTGTTGTCCTCGGCATGGACCGCTCTGATCCGCTCAGCCAGCGCCGCGTCGTCAGCTGCTCTGGCTTCGCGGGCCGGCGCGGCGTTGAGCCAGGCGTAGTAGGACGAGCGCTCGATCTCGACGAGCTCGCACAGTCGCTTCACCTCGAAGGTGGCGGAGTTGTCGGCGACGAACTGGAAGCGACTCACCAGCGCGTCTCCCCGGCGAAATACTTGGCCGCCCGCTGCAGGATCTCCCGCTCAGTCGTGAGCTTGGTCGTCTCCGCTCGCAACGCCGCGTTCTCGGCCTCGAGCCGGGCGACCCTCTGCTCCGGCGTCTCGTCCGTCGGTGCCGACGAGCTCGCGGCGGACGTCTTGGCTTGCAGCGGGCTGGAGGTCAACGTCCCATCAGCGGCGGTCTTCTTGCCGGTCCCGTAGACCTCGAGCCAGTGCCGCAGCGTGCCGCGGACGATGCCGAGGTCCTCGGCGATGCCGCGCACCGTGGCGCCCGGGGTGGACTCGTACAAGTCGACGGCCTGACGACGGAACTCTTCGGAGTAGTTCTTCCTGGCCATAGTCCTTCGATCATCTCGCTTCCCCAACACCAGGTGCTGGATTCAGCGTGTCCAAGAACCGGGGTCAGGCCCCGTCTCTCACCGAGCCGGCCCCCATACCTACGGAGTAACACAGCTGATTCCGGGTCACTCGTGGAAGACATCGCACAGGTCCAAGAGGTCCTCAAGAAGATCGACAAAGCGGGCCTCGCGTTTGTGGCCACCAGGCTGGCGAGCTCCACCGAACCGTTTATCTGGCTTGCGGAGATCAACTGGCACAAGCACAAGGGGAAGGAACGGTTATTCGGGGAGTACTTCGTCCCTGATGAGTTGGAGAAGGTCGTTGGTAAGCGCCTGCGGCAGGGCGACTACCGTGATGCCACGGACCCGCTGGACTTGGAACGACTGGAGAGAGACGCCTCCGGGCTGGAGAAGTTCTTGTACGTGACGGCCGGATCCTTGGCCTTCAAGTCGGAGTGCCTGAGGCAGGCCTCGAACAGGCTGACTCGACGCACGTTGGGAAGCCCGATTGTGAGACTTGCCAGCATCTCGGGTAAGTAGGGGGATCGTGGCGGACGCTCTCGAGCACGGACGTTCGCAGGTCCCTGGGGGGTACGCCGAGGCGGTGGGAGTGTGGCTGCTGCTGGCCTGGGACGTTCTGCTCGAGGAGCTGACAGAGGTCTTCTCACCCTGGCGTCAGGCGCCCTAGTTGTACCCGGCCATCAGGTTGGTAGCAGGCGGCTGATCGGGGGCTTGCCTCGGAGTGAGCTGTGACGGCGGACAGTGTTGTAGTGCTCGAGCCACGGGGCAAGGGGCGTCTGCCCGCTCGGCGTTGTTGGGTGAAGGTCTGGCGGTAGGCCCACTCGGTGGCCAGGGTGCGGTTGAGGCGCTCGACCTTGCCGTTCTGCCAGGGGCAGTGGGGTTTGATGAACTTCTG
This genomic stretch from Calidifontibacter indicus harbors:
- a CDS encoding IS3 family transposase (programmed frameshift), which codes for MARKNYSEEFRRQAVDLYESTPGATVRGIAEDLGIVRGTLRHWLEVYGTGKKTAADGTLTSSPLQAKTSAASSSAPTDETPEQRVARLEAENAALRAETTKLTTEREILQRAAKYFGRGDALVSRFQFVADNSATFEVKRLCELVEIERSSYYAWLNAAPAREARAADDAALAERIRAVHAEDNTQGAPRITAELNAQLGDSAAAGERVNHKRVARVMRLEGIRGYVKKRRVRTTIPEPSGQKYPDLLKRDFTAERPNERPNERYVGDITYLPLADGTNLYLATVIDCYSRRLAGWAIADHMRTELVEDALKAAAATRGSLKGVVFHSDHGSVYCSKAYAKLCRKLGVTQSMGAVGSSADNALAESFNATMKREVLQDAACWSEELTCRRQVFRWLVRYNTKRRHSWCRYTSPVAFETGYTATLRPAA